A genome region from candidate division KSB1 bacterium includes the following:
- a CDS encoding Wzz/FepE/Etk N-terminal domain-containing protein, whose product MSKKEKKIIDLIYIMMKWRKLIIINLLIVAILAAGISLILPHVYKANTTILPPQSDAAPLGLSSLLSNMPMAGLGLGSVSSEIYQFISILNSRTIMESVIEKYNLVERYKVENIEEAIEILRENVSENINDDGTLSVACMVKTNWIPKKGNIVEAQTIARDMTNLFVQKLDSINKNLKIESAKSNRIFIENRYMQNINELHKAEEQLKAFQNKHKTVAFEQQTHATIAAAAEIKSQIILKEIELNALLKNAGPSNLRVKSVQNQISALKDKLDDFFTDQDELFVSLGKAPELQIQYARLMRDVMLQQKIMEFILPQYEQAKIQEAKDTPTLQVLDKAVKPIKRSKPHRSIFVIFWSIISIIISIILILTIEYINDQKNESSGEYEKLVEMAKMLKKDFRFYKS is encoded by the coding sequence ATGAGTAAGAAAGAAAAAAAAATTATTGACCTAATTTATATTATGATGAAATGGCGAAAATTGATTATTATTAATTTATTGATTGTAGCCATTTTGGCCGCCGGTATCAGTTTAATACTACCGCATGTCTATAAAGCAAACACAACTATTTTACCGCCGCAAAGTGATGCTGCTCCACTTGGCCTGTCTTCTCTTCTGAGCAATATGCCCATGGCAGGATTGGGCCTAGGCTCGGTTTCAAGTGAAATTTACCAATTTATTTCTATTTTGAACAGTAGAACGATTATGGAATCTGTAATTGAAAAATATAATCTTGTCGAAAGATATAAAGTAGAAAACATAGAAGAAGCTATAGAAATACTTCGGGAAAATGTTTCTGAAAATATCAATGATGATGGTACCCTAAGTGTTGCCTGTATGGTGAAAACAAATTGGATACCCAAGAAAGGTAATATTGTTGAAGCTCAAACAATTGCACGAGACATGACCAATTTATTTGTACAAAAATTGGATAGTATTAATAAAAATCTGAAAATTGAAAGTGCAAAGAGTAATCGAATTTTTATTGAAAATCGCTACATGCAGAATATCAATGAGCTGCATAAAGCTGAAGAACAGTTAAAAGCCTTTCAAAATAAGCATAAAACAGTCGCTTTTGAACAACAAACCCATGCGACTATAGCAGCTGCTGCTGAGATCAAATCTCAGATCATTTTGAAAGAAATAGAACTCAATGCATTATTAAAAAATGCTGGCCCGTCGAATTTACGTGTAAAGAGTGTCCAAAATCAAATAAGCGCATTAAAGGATAAATTAGATGATTTCTTTACAGATCAGGATGAATTATTTGTTTCCTTAGGCAAAGCTCCTGAATTGCAGATTCAATATGCAAGACTGATGAGAGATGTGATGTTGCAGCAAAAAATTATGGAATTCATTTTACCGCAATATGAACAAGCAAAAATTCAGGAGGCTAAAGATACGCCTACACTCCAAGTGCTCGATAAAGCTGTCAAGCCGATCAAACGATCAAAGCCTCATAGATCAATATTTGTAATTTTCTGGAGCATTATAAGTATTATTATCAGCATAATACTCATTTTAACTATTGAATATATTAATGATCAAAAGAATGAGAGCTCGGGTGAATATGAAAAGTTGGTCGAGATGGCAAAAATGCTAAAAAAAGATTTTAGATTCTACAAAAGCTAA
- a CDS encoding polysaccharide biosynthesis/export family protein codes for MFINEMSKIITSLLILVVVGFGQIPGVSSNMDIEEEEKRSGPTAIDFSKMFEVETVNREEFLQKQRQRQLMLQQQAVPAAVLERAINPQSYKVGPGDVFDFNVWGALEAHYTVYISPEGFLSIPTVGEINISELTLAEAQDSVFSIAKPAYDNCQISLSLVTPRQFRVHVTGEVRYPGTFTAVAMDRVSELIIRAGGMTDMAWKAGVRIIRDSDTLHINLDRFEQEGDLENNPYVESGDVIVAPAMDLVGKATIRLEGDVEIAGTYQTYPDEPLKDFLQRVGADKPNVEYTRIVIKRETGKKNTFHPFQNDSIFYLKPNDRVILPSNYVYIRGEVDQQGAFNYVRNLTARDYVIMAGANGRMNGVWVLHKDTGKKERGPETPVYPGDMVHMPRTFEQYFQGYFGIVSTLSSLLISAIAVGVIGN; via the coding sequence ATGTTCATTAACGAAATGTCCAAGATCATTACTAGTCTTTTAATTCTGGTTGTTGTGGGATTTGGTCAAATTCCCGGAGTTTCATCCAACATGGATATCGAAGAGGAAGAAAAAAGAAGTGGACCAACGGCAATAGACTTTTCAAAAATGTTCGAGGTAGAGACTGTTAATCGGGAAGAATTTCTTCAGAAACAACGTCAGAGACAATTAATGTTACAGCAGCAAGCTGTACCTGCGGCTGTTCTTGAAAGAGCTATTAATCCCCAAAGTTATAAAGTCGGACCGGGAGATGTTTTTGATTTTAATGTTTGGGGTGCTTTGGAAGCCCATTATACGGTGTATATAAGCCCGGAAGGGTTTTTATCGATACCGACAGTGGGTGAAATTAATATAAGCGAGTTGACTTTGGCTGAGGCCCAAGATTCAGTGTTTTCAATAGCCAAGCCGGCTTATGATAATTGTCAAATATCTCTTTCTCTTGTTACACCGAGACAATTCAGGGTTCATGTAACAGGAGAAGTGAGATATCCCGGTACCTTTACAGCAGTTGCAATGGACCGAGTGTCTGAATTGATCATTCGTGCTGGTGGAATGACTGATATGGCTTGGAAAGCCGGTGTTCGAATCATTCGTGATTCCGATACATTACATATAAATTTGGATCGATTTGAACAAGAAGGAGATCTGGAAAACAATCCATATGTAGAGAGTGGTGATGTTATAGTCGCTCCAGCAATGGATTTAGTCGGGAAAGCCACCATTCGGCTTGAAGGGGATGTTGAAATTGCAGGCACTTATCAAACATATCCTGATGAACCATTGAAGGATTTTTTACAACGTGTTGGTGCGGATAAACCAAATGTAGAATATACACGAATTGTTATCAAACGGGAAACTGGCAAAAAAAATACATTTCATCCCTTTCAGAATGATTCAATTTTTTACTTAAAACCAAATGATCGTGTGATTTTGCCCTCCAATTATGTCTATATCCGAGGCGAAGTTGATCAGCAAGGTGCATTCAATTATGTACGTAACTTGACTGCTCGTGACTATGTCATTATGGCTGGTGCAAATGGTCGAATGAATGGAGTTTGGGTGCTCCATAAAGATACAGGCAAAAAAGAGAGAGGCCCAGAAACTCCAGTCTATCCGGGAGATATGGTGCATATGCCCCGTACTTTTGAACAGTATTTTCAAGGTTATTTTGGTATCGTATCTACTTTATCTTCATTGCTAATTTCTGCTATAGCAGTTGGTGTAATAGGGAATTGA
- a CDS encoding glycosyltransferase family 4 protein, which produces MNICMFLMTEFIHDARVTKESRSLINAGNSITLIALKDDTVSEFEIRESIIIRRIKLFTRHILPKGTIFFFIKYLEFVLRSVYSTKNATFDVYHAHDLETLPIAFILSKLNNKPLIYDSHELYVDCVQHGKVQRMVWYQIEKFLAPRTTMNIMETQSRANVFAQRYKIASPHVIMNCQYLNIENNTNFLRQNLGIPESIKIIIYQGQIAPSRGVDIIIEAVKSLPDVVLVLIGHGPYRFELRKKVDPKVLDKTVFILDPVPWEELAKYTASADLGIFALQNDSPHYYYALSNKIFEYLSAGLPIVFSDFPEMRKVIVENNVGRVVNEKKPSDIAGAIREILSNPKLYHQMSENAIKTVKEKYNWHIESEKLLNLYNSINL; this is translated from the coding sequence ATGAATATTTGCATGTTTTTAATGACAGAATTTATTCACGACGCCCGCGTAACCAAAGAATCCCGCTCTTTAATAAATGCAGGGAATAGTATAACCCTTATTGCATTGAAAGACGACACCGTTTCCGAATTTGAAATACGGGAATCCATCATTATCAGACGTATAAAACTTTTCACACGGCACATATTACCAAAAGGAACTATCTTTTTCTTTATTAAATATTTAGAATTCGTTCTTAGATCGGTCTATAGCACTAAAAATGCCACATTTGATGTATATCATGCACACGATCTCGAGACACTACCAATTGCTTTTATATTATCAAAACTAAACAACAAACCATTGATTTATGATTCCCACGAATTGTATGTTGATTGCGTGCAACATGGTAAAGTACAGCGAATGGTCTGGTACCAGATTGAGAAGTTTCTGGCTCCGCGTACAACAATGAATATCATGGAGACCCAATCCAGAGCAAACGTATTTGCACAAAGATATAAAATTGCCTCTCCCCATGTAATTATGAATTGTCAATACCTGAACATAGAAAACAACACAAATTTTCTAAGACAAAACTTGGGGATACCTGAATCAATAAAAATCATAATCTATCAGGGACAAATTGCGCCGAGCCGGGGAGTAGATATAATCATTGAAGCGGTCAAATCGCTTCCCGACGTTGTATTGGTTTTAATCGGTCATGGACCTTACAGATTTGAATTAAGAAAAAAAGTTGATCCCAAAGTTCTTGATAAAACTGTTTTTATCCTCGATCCAGTTCCTTGGGAAGAATTAGCTAAATATACTGCTTCCGCTGATCTGGGCATCTTTGCGTTACAAAATGATTCTCCACATTATTATTATGCATTATCAAATAAAATTTTTGAATATCTTTCAGCTGGCTTACCTATTGTATTCAGTGATTTTCCAGAAATGCGCAAAGTAATCGTTGAAAACAATGTTGGGCGAGTCGTAAATGAAAAAAAACCCTCTGACATTGCAGGAGCCATTAGAGAAATCCTATCTAATCCCAAATTATACCACCAAATGTCAGAGAATGCCATAAAAACTGTAAAAGAAAAATATAATTGGCATATTGAGAGCGAAAAATTACTAAATTTATATAATTCAATAAACTTATGA